CGGAGCGCGCGAGGACGGTTTGAAAGCGCTCATGTGCTCGACGGTACTCTGCTCGCCGTGGATCCAGGAACCAGTCGCGCTGCGTCGTCTTTCGTGATCGCGACCCGTAACCGGCCCGACGATCTGGCGAAGACGGTCGAGAGCCTCGTGGCGCAAACCGTGCTCCCGGCGGAGCTGTGCATCGTCGATTCCAGCGAGGAGACTCCGGCGCGCGAACGGATCGAGAGACTGTGCGCCGGCGCCGGCGTACCGCTGGACTATCACCACCCGGCTCCCAGAGGCCTGACCATCCAACGCAACGTAGGTATCGACAGGACCACGGGCGATCCCGTCTTCTTCATCGACGACGATGTGTGGATGGCGCCCGACTGCCACGAGGAGGTGCTGGCAGAGTACGCGCGCTGGGGGCCAGAGCTGGGCGGTGTCCGCGCCACTCCGGTTCGTCCCGCTCGCCCGTCCCTGGCGACCCGGATCTACCGGCGCATCTTCGGTATCGGAGGCTGGTGGCCGGAAGCGAGCGGAAGGGTGCGGCCGGGCTTCTACGCCGAGGGCGTGTCGGAGTCGGCGGGGGTACGGAAGCTCGAGTACTTCAACGGCTGGTTCATGTCCTTCCGGCGAGAGGTCTTCGACCACGAACGCTTCGACGAGGCCCTGTCGGGCTACGCCTACAAGGAGGACATCGACTTCTCGTATCGCGTCTCGCGCCGGTACGTGTTGGTGCAGACGCCGAGGGCCCGGTGCGATCACCTGAAGAGCCCGAGCGCGCGCCTCAACTCGCACAACCTCCAGCGCATGAACCTGGCGAACCAGTTCTACTTGCATCGCAAGCTGATGCCGCAGGACGGACTCCACAAGACGGCACTGTGGTGGGCCTGGCTCGGGCTGTTCATCTTGAACATCGGGAAGGCCGCGCAGACGAAGGACGCGGGGCTGGTAACGGGCATGGTCGCGGGGGCGTGGGAGCAGGTTCGGGGCAGAGGTCTCGTCGATCCCGCGCTGGAAGCCTCTCGTTCGTGAGCGGCTTCGAAGCGGACGCTCGGGGAGCCAAGAAGCGCGACTACTGGTTCACGGTGCTGCTAACGGACCCGGTCGCGGTGCCGTTGACCACTTTCCTCGCGAAGAGACGGCTGCTGACCCCGAACCAGGTCACGATCTTCGCCCTGGTCTTCGGGCTCTCCGTCGGCGTCTTCTTCGCGAGCGGCGAGCGGTGGGGGTTGATCGCGGGCGCGGTCGCGTTCTATCTCGCGTTCGTTTTCGACTGTGTGGACGGCAAGCTGGCGCGCGCGACGGGGATCACGAGCGACAAGGGCCAAGCACTCGATGCACTGG
This genomic window from Actinomycetota bacterium contains:
- a CDS encoding glycosyltransferase, with translation MDPGTSRAASSFVIATRNRPDDLAKTVESLVAQTVLPAELCIVDSSEETPARERIERLCAGAGVPLDYHHPAPRGLTIQRNVGIDRTTGDPVFFIDDDVWMAPDCHEEVLAEYARWGPELGGVRATPVRPARPSLATRIYRRIFGIGGWWPEASGRVRPGFYAEGVSESAGVRKLEYFNGWFMSFRREVFDHERFDEALSGYAYKEDIDFSYRVSRRYVLVQTPRARCDHLKSPSARLNSHNLQRMNLANQFYLHRKLMPQDGLHKTALWWAWLGLFILNIGKAAQTKDAGLVTGMVAGAWEQVRGRGLVDPALEASRS